A genome region from Anastrepha ludens isolate Willacy chromosome 3, idAnaLude1.1, whole genome shotgun sequence includes the following:
- the LOC128857247 gene encoding coiled-coil domain-containing protein 43 has protein sequence MPKNKQCADEFTTWLHGQLKELNTDPDVFGTYIIGILDGQETLDEKHEALNDILSEIIPDDLDTLLSVIFEKWNATHPKEEVKKSVHIDVNEQLAKLLEAQKIQTIVKEREYTEEERRIREQILAQYSQTEVNDDDAYDSEEESERTNAAAVAASSSNIIERNTNVQDVMALQKEKREMARLESAAKKQKDKEDRERQRQQREEKKEKRKTVKGERRR, from the exons ATGCCGAAAAATAAGCAGTGTGCCGATGAATTCACAACGTGGCTGCATGGCCAACTTAAGGAGCTCAATACCGATCCGGACGTGTTTGGTACCTATATTATAGGTATACTTGACGGACAAGAAACACTGGATGAAAAGCATGAAGCGCTCAATGATATACTTAGCGAAATTATT CCCGATGATCTCGATACTCTTTTAAgtgtaatatttgaaaaatggaaTGCAACGCATCCAAAGGAGGAGGTAAAGAAGTCTGTACACATTGATGTGAACGAGCAGTTGGCCAAATTGTTAGAGGCACAGAAGATTCAAACGATCGTAAAGGAACGCGAATACACCGAGGAAGAACGACGAATACGAGAGCAAATTTTGGCGCAATACTCGCAG ACAGAAGTTAATGACGATGATGCCTACGACTCGGAGGAAGAGTCTGAAAGAACGAATGCAGCTGCTGTTGCGGCCAGCTcgtcaaatataattgaacgTAATACCAATGTGCAGGATGTAATGgcattacaaaaagaaaaacgagaAATGGCGCGTTTGGAGAGCGCAGCAAAGAAACAAAAGGATAAAGAGGATAGGGAGCGACAAAGGCAGCAGCGTgaggagaagaaagaaaaacgcAAAACTGTAAAAGGCGAACGACGTCGGTAG
- the LOC128856322 gene encoding uncharacterized protein LOC128856322: protein MILFRRHKNFMYHDLKLNVKLTNKFGYHINCLKKVITVKSKYKEEFEEFCKTQNVPNLSSQCYEPSTSVANQQPSASVSDQAISSISVPNEQPSTTSESTTRNKKLTCVFCGHVEKKVSKRRLYVTIPQKEATVTEIKEMAESSQNSSLIKNLEDLPTVAYHSNCFTALKTTLQRQNKKKPEPRYWHANRQLHQSAFAVISDVITMEIIEKNRVMFLCDLFSQYKALLLEFGENKVKAEDFHDYRAESLENKMINSFGDRLIIEPSSAAHRKKIVYQFNIDTSQLAGEIANLEEKQQNRHRHVAYELRNSITSVQNKKLLADLSVDDVILGECTIPEDLFNFVCDLVQGPDIRRKNSNEDLVKIKSLCSDLIYMVSKGRVKPSN, encoded by the exons atgATATTGTTTCGACGTCACAAAAATTTCATGTATCATGACCTAAAACTAAATGTGAAATTAACTAATAAATTTGGTTATcacataaattgtttaaaaaaagttattactgtaaaaagtaaatacaaagaggaatttgaagaattttgtaAAACCCAAAAT GTACCAAATCTCTCATCGCAATGTTATGAGCCGAGTACATCTGTTGCGAATCAACAACCGAGTGCATCAGTCTCTGACCAAGCGATCAGTAGTATATCTGTTCCGAACGAACAGCCAAGTACGACATCTGAATCAACaacgagaaataaaaaattaacttgcgTGTTTTGCGGCCACGTTGAGAAGAAAGTTAGTAAGCGAAGACTTTATGTTACGATTCCACAAAAAGAGGCAACTGTAACCGAAATCAAGGAAATGGCTGAATCATCGCAAAATTcgtcattaattaaaaatttagaggACCTTCCGACTGTAGCTTACCATTCCAACTGTTTTACAGCTTTAAAGACAACTTTGCAacgtcaaaataaaaagaagccaGAGCCAAGATATTGGCATGCGAATAGGCAATTGCACCAGTCAGCATTTGCTGTTATTTCAGATGTTATCACCatggaaataattgaaaaaaatcgagtcATGTTCCTTTGTGATTTATTTTCTCAATACAAAGCTTTACTATTAGAATTTGGTGAGAATAAAGTAAAAGCCGAAGACTTTCACGATTACCGTGCTGAaagtttagaaaataaaatgataaattcCTTTGGCGATCGACTGATCATAGAGCCATCTTCTGCagcacacagaaaaaaaattgtctatcaATTTAACATTGATACCTCACAATTAGCAGGTGAAATTGCTAATTTAGAAGAGAAACAGCAAAATCGCCATAGGCACGTTGCTTATGAATTACGAAATAGCATTACCTCTGTTCAAAATAAGAAGCTACTAGCAGATCTTAGCGTGGACGACGTTATTCTTGGAGAGTGCACCATTCCAGAAGATTTGTTTAACTTTGTTTGTGACTTGGTTCAAGGGCCGGATATTCGTCGAAAAAATTCAAACGAGgatttagttaaaattaagtCATTGTGCAGTGACCTTATTTATATGGTTTCTAAAGGTCGAGTAAAACCATCTAATTAG